In one Methanococcoides sp. AM1 genomic region, the following are encoded:
- a CDS encoding PKD domain-containing protein, giving the protein MTSVPILPVSDFSANVTEGYAPLTVSFTDLSTNATSWSWDIDADGTEDYSSQNIIHTYDTAG; this is encoded by the coding sequence GTGACATCAGTTCCTATACTTCCGGTATCCGATTTCAGTGCTAATGTCACTGAAGGCTATGCACCACTTACTGTTTCATTCACTGATCTCTCAACCAATGCAACCTCATGGTCCTGGGATATTGATGCTGACGGTACCGAGGATTACTCCAGTCAGAATATAATTCATACGTATGATACAGCTGGT